Proteins from one Mucilaginibacter jinjuensis genomic window:
- a CDS encoding dipeptide epimerase yields the protein MKLTYRTYELELKHRFTIAKFSRTSTPIILLQIEHEGLTGYGEASMVPYMGENHQSAITYLSKVEMASFSYPFDFESTLNYLDSLAPGQPAIKAAIDMALHDLDGKLQGKPCWQIFGSDPALMPVTSFTVGIDTPEVIREKIKGADNCKVIKVKLGRDSDKELINTIRSITDKPLYVDANQGWTDLQQSLDMTHWLHEHGVVLIEQPMPKTDLDSNAWLTERSPIPIIADEAVQRLDDVAKAEGIYHGINIKLMKSAGIFEAQRMIAKARELNLKILIGCMSETSCATLAAAALAPQCDWADLDGPFLTSNNPFVNPNFADGKWILNNEPGLGLKLI from the coding sequence ATGAAACTGACTTATCGCACATACGAGCTCGAACTGAAACATCGCTTTACCATCGCTAAATTTTCGCGAACCTCTACCCCAATCATTTTATTACAGATTGAACATGAGGGACTTACAGGCTATGGCGAGGCTTCGATGGTGCCGTATATGGGCGAAAATCACCAATCGGCTATTACTTATTTAAGTAAGGTAGAAATGGCGAGTTTTAGCTATCCATTCGACTTTGAGAGCACATTAAACTACCTGGATAGCCTTGCTCCGGGGCAGCCCGCCATCAAGGCCGCGATCGATATGGCTCTGCACGATCTCGATGGAAAATTACAAGGCAAACCCTGCTGGCAAATTTTTGGCAGCGACCCGGCACTAATGCCGGTCACCAGTTTTACCGTTGGCATTGACACGCCGGAAGTGATCCGCGAAAAAATTAAAGGGGCAGATAATTGTAAGGTGATAAAAGTAAAACTCGGCAGAGACAGTGATAAGGAACTGATCAATACCATCCGCTCCATCACCGACAAACCACTCTATGTTGATGCCAACCAGGGCTGGACAGATTTGCAGCAAAGCCTCGATATGACTCACTGGCTGCACGAACACGGCGTAGTATTAATTGAGCAACCCATGCCCAAAACCGACTTAGATAGCAATGCCTGGCTCACCGAACGCAGCCCCATCCCCATTATTGCTGATGAGGCCGTACAGCGCCTAGACGATGTAGCTAAGGCTGAGGGTATATATCACGGTATCAACATTAAACTCATGAAATCGGCAGGGATTTTTGAGGCTCAACGCATGATTGCCAAAGCGCGGGAATTGAACCTAAAAATCCTGATCGGTTGCATGAGCGAAACCAGTTGCGCTACTTTAGCCGCGGCAGCATTGGCACCACAATGCGACTGGGCCGATCTGGATGGCCCTTTTCTGACCAGCAACAATCCTTTTGTGAACCCCAATTTTGCCGATGGTAAATGGATCCTGAACAACGAACCCGGCCTCGGCTTAAAACTCATCTAA
- a CDS encoding acyl-CoA dehydrogenase family protein — MNFEFTEEQLMIRQAARDFAQNELKPGVIDRDEHQKFPAEQMKKLGELGFLGMMVSPQYGGGGLDTISYVLAMEELSKIDASASVVVSVNNSLVCYGLEKYGSEEQKQKYLVPLAKGEVIGAFCLSEPEAGSDATSQHTTAIDMGDYYLLNGTKNWITNGSSASTYIVIAQTRAEKRGKGINALIVERGMEGFTIGPKENKMGIRGSDTHSIMFTDVKVPKANRIGEDGSGFPFAMKVLEGGRIGIAAQALGIASGAYELALNYSKERKTFGKPLSDHQAIQFKLADMATEIDAARLLCLRAAWLKDHGQPYGSASAMAKLFASEAAMKVAVEAVQIHGGYGFVKEYHVERLMRDAKITQIYEGTSEIQKIVISRELLK, encoded by the coding sequence ATGAATTTCGAATTTACTGAAGAACAACTGATGATTCGCCAGGCTGCGCGCGATTTTGCGCAAAATGAATTAAAGCCCGGTGTGATTGACCGCGACGAACACCAAAAGTTTCCTGCCGAACAAATGAAGAAACTGGGCGAACTCGGTTTTTTAGGCATGATGGTATCGCCCCAATATGGCGGTGGTGGTTTGGATACCATATCGTATGTACTGGCGATGGAAGAGCTATCTAAAATTGATGCTTCAGCATCGGTAGTAGTTTCGGTTAATAATTCGCTGGTATGCTATGGATTGGAGAAATATGGCAGCGAAGAGCAAAAACAAAAATATTTGGTACCATTAGCCAAAGGAGAAGTGATAGGTGCTTTTTGCCTTTCGGAACCCGAGGCAGGATCAGACGCTACATCGCAGCATACCACCGCTATTGATATGGGCGATTATTACCTGCTTAACGGTACCAAAAACTGGATCACCAACGGCAGCTCGGCATCTACCTATATCGTTATTGCACAAACACGTGCCGAAAAACGCGGTAAGGGAATCAACGCGCTTATTGTTGAGCGTGGCATGGAAGGCTTTACCATCGGCCCCAAAGAAAACAAAATGGGTATCCGTGGCTCAGATACACACTCGATCATGTTTACAGATGTTAAAGTGCCCAAAGCAAACCGTATTGGCGAAGATGGTTCGGGCTTCCCTTTTGCCATGAAAGTGCTGGAGGGTGGCCGCATCGGGATTGCGGCACAGGCCTTGGGTATTGCATCGGGTGCTTATGAGCTAGCGCTGAATTACTCGAAAGAACGCAAAACTTTTGGTAAGCCATTATCAGACCACCAGGCCATTCAGTTTAAACTGGCTGATATGGCTACCGAGATTGACGCTGCCCGTTTGCTTTGCCTGCGTGCCGCCTGGTTAAAAGATCATGGACAACCTTATGGCTCGGCAAGTGCTATGGCTAAGCTGTTTGCATCAGAAGCGGCTATGAAAGTTGCTGTAGAAGCAGTACAGATACACGGTGGCTATGGCTTTGTAAAAGAGTACCATGTAGAGCGATTGATGCGTGATGCCAAGATCACACAAATTTATGAGGGTACGTCTGAGATTCAGAAAATTGTCATATCGCGCGAATTATTGAAATAA
- a CDS encoding TlpA disulfide reductase family protein: protein MKIRIVLLALLLISASTFAQQKLTKGIWRGTLQIPSGELPFNFEVKDTAGHQQIAIINGSERFRVNNIKIKDDSVLIQMPLFDSEFKLKFEGASLKGNWVRHLGERDVLIPFAAEPGVAYRFKESEPTKYSIAGTWSAIIGVDQPDTTVAIFKQTGSKVTGTFLTTTGDYRYLEGSLSGNKLSLSCFDGGHAFLFTATLKDEYTLVDGLFGKTPWHAVRNENAKLPDAYSLTFLKPSYKKLEFSFPDLDGNKVSLSDARFKNKVVIVEIMGSWCPNCMDQTAYLVNYYKKYHNKGVEVVDLAYERTTDFNKSKASLLREKNHFNIPYPILITGHTSNKKETGESLPALANFFSFPTTLIIDKKGDVRKIYTGFSGPGTGEYYTEFISQFEKITQDLLAEK from the coding sequence ATGAAAATCCGCATCGTACTCTTAGCCCTGCTGTTAATAAGCGCCAGCACTTTTGCACAACAAAAATTAACCAAAGGTATTTGGAGGGGTACGTTACAGATACCTTCCGGCGAACTGCCTTTTAATTTTGAGGTTAAGGATACTGCCGGGCACCAGCAAATAGCTATTATTAATGGCAGCGAGCGCTTTAGGGTTAATAATATTAAAATTAAGGACGATTCGGTATTGATCCAGATGCCGCTGTTTGACTCAGAATTTAAGCTGAAGTTTGAAGGAGCGAGCCTAAAAGGAAACTGGGTCCGCCACCTGGGCGAACGTGATGTGCTGATCCCTTTTGCGGCAGAGCCGGGCGTAGCTTATCGTTTTAAAGAGAGTGAGCCTACTAAGTATAGCATTGCCGGCACGTGGTCGGCCATTATTGGGGTTGATCAGCCTGATACCACTGTGGCTATATTTAAACAAACCGGCAGTAAAGTAACCGGCACGTTTTTAACCACCACCGGCGATTACCGCTATTTGGAGGGATCACTCTCGGGTAATAAGCTATCCCTGTCGTGCTTTGATGGCGGCCATGCATTTTTGTTCACCGCTACTTTAAAAGATGAGTATACGCTGGTTGATGGCCTTTTCGGTAAAACGCCGTGGCATGCGGTACGTAACGAGAATGCTAAACTACCGGATGCCTACTCGCTTACCTTCCTGAAACCGAGTTATAAAAAACTGGAGTTCTCGTTCCCTGATCTGGACGGTAACAAAGTATCCTTAAGCGATGCCCGCTTTAAAAATAAGGTTGTGATTGTAGAAATTATGGGTTCGTGGTGCCCTAACTGTATGGATCAAACCGCTTACCTGGTAAACTATTATAAAAAATACCACAACAAAGGCGTAGAGGTGGTTGACCTTGCTTACGAGCGCACTACAGATTTCAACAAATCGAAGGCATCACTGCTACGCGAGAAAAATCACTTCAATATACCCTACCCGATATTAATTACCGGCCATACCAGCAACAAAAAGGAAACCGGCGAAAGCCTGCCCGCGCTGGCCAATTTCTTCTCGTTCCCAACCACGCTTATCATCGATAAAAAAGGCGACGTGCGTAAAATTTATACCGGCTTTAGCGGCCCCGGTACCGGTGAGTATTACACCGAGTTTATCAGCCAGTTTGAGAAAATAACGCAGGATTTGTTGGCAGAGAAATAG
- a CDS encoding helix-turn-helix domain-containing protein: protein MLLTDFEYLNNSEDAFKKKVALQIKRLRRQNQVTQERFYSETSINIARLESGKIDVRLDTLRKICYYFDVSLSGFFQGIY, encoded by the coding sequence ATGTTACTAACTGATTTTGAATACCTTAACAATTCAGAAGATGCCTTTAAAAAGAAGGTTGCATTGCAAATTAAGCGTCTTCGCCGCCAAAACCAGGTTACACAGGAGCGGTTCTACAGCGAAACCAGTATTAATATTGCACGACTGGAATCGGGCAAAATTGACGTTAGGTTAGACACGCTACGCAAAATTTGCTACTATTTTGACGTTTCTTTATCAGGTTTTTTCCAGGGTATTTATTAA
- a CDS encoding 3-keto-disaccharide hydrolase, with protein MKSLSISFCAGACLLFCTSFQPAGKWVNLLDKNMSRWDKYLSFKHTDGDGGKIPKDAQGNDIKAIGYNKDTAHVFSVVMENGQPVLRISGEIYGCVFTKQDFANYRLKLKIRWGKNKFVPRLHDYMDSGVLYNSQGPAGVDYWHSWMLGQEFQVGEGTMGDYWPIASSHIDIRSTKRRDTTTYIFDPKGEKHDYGGYCQAIADYETKGPGAWTELELIVFGDKALHIVNGHVAMALSNSRYKDGDVIKPLTHGKIQLQSESAEVYYKDIQIQQITALPAQYEAYFK; from the coding sequence ATGAAATCTCTATCAATTAGCTTTTGCGCGGGTGCTTGCCTGCTGTTCTGTACCTCTTTTCAACCGGCTGGTAAGTGGGTGAATTTGTTAGATAAAAACATGAGCCGGTGGGACAAGTACCTCAGCTTTAAGCACACTGATGGCGACGGTGGCAAAATACCTAAAGATGCCCAGGGTAACGATATAAAAGCTATCGGCTACAATAAAGATACCGCCCATGTATTTTCTGTAGTGATGGAAAACGGCCAACCAGTGTTGCGCATCAGCGGCGAGATCTATGGCTGTGTATTTACGAAGCAGGATTTTGCAAATTATCGCCTGAAACTGAAGATTAGATGGGGCAAAAATAAATTCGTCCCGCGTTTGCATGATTATATGGACTCGGGCGTACTCTACAACTCGCAGGGCCCTGCCGGGGTTGATTACTGGCACTCGTGGATGTTGGGGCAGGAGTTCCAGGTGGGCGAGGGTACGATGGGCGATTACTGGCCGATTGCATCATCGCATATAGACATCCGCTCTACCAAAAGACGTGATACCACAACTTATATCTTCGACCCCAAAGGTGAGAAGCACGATTACGGCGGCTACTGCCAGGCCATTGCCGATTACGAAACCAAAGGCCCCGGCGCATGGACAGAATTGGAATTGATTGTATTCGGCGATAAAGCTTTGCATATTGTGAACGGGCACGTGGCTATGGCATTATCGAACTCGCGTTACAAAGATGGCGATGTGATTAAACCGCTTACCCATGGTAAAATTCAGCTGCAAAGCGAATCGGCGGAGGTGTATTATAAAGACATTCAGATTCAGCAAATTACCGCTTTACCTGCGCAATACGAGGCTTATTTTAAATAG